One Leucoraja erinacea ecotype New England chromosome 5, Leri_hhj_1, whole genome shotgun sequence DNA segment encodes these proteins:
- the LOC129697221 gene encoding chloride intracellular channel protein 5-like isoform X2: protein MAGLTPVNGLDMDPEIELFVKAGIDGESIGNCPFSQRLFMILWLKGVVFNVTTVDVKRKPADLHNLAPGTHPPFLTFNGEVKTDVNKIEEFLEETLCPPKYPKLAAKEHNSNTAGIDIFAKFSAFIKNTRLNANDGLARNLIKALKMLNEYLNSPLPEEIDADSVDEVTVSRRKFLDGDELTLADCNLLPKLHIMKVVAKKYRNFEIPTEMTGVWRYLNIAYARDEFTNTCAADSEIEAAYADVARRLSKS from the exons GCTGGCATTGATGGAGAGAGTATCGGTAATTGCCCCTTTTCCCAGCGCCTCTTTATGATTCTCTGGCTGAAAGGTGTTGTGTTCAACGTCACGACAGTGGACGTGAAGAG GAAACCAGCTGATCTACATAACCTAGCCCCTGGTACTCACCCTCCATTCCTGACCTTTAATGGAGAGGTTAAGACTGATGTcaataaaattgaagaattcttgGAGGAGACCTTGTGTCCACCAAA GTATCCCAAGCTTGCTGCTAAGGAACATAACTCTAATACGGCTGGAATTGACATCTTTGCAAAGTTTTCAGCATTCATTAAAAACACAAGGCTTAATGCTAATGACG GTCTTGCACGAAATCTGATCAAAGCCTTGAAGATGTTGAATGAATACTTGAATTCTCCATTGCCTGAAGAGATTGATGCTGACAGTGTTGATGAAGTGACTGTGTCTCGTCGCAAATTCCTTGATGGTGATGAACTAACATTGGCTGATTGTAATCTTCTACCCAAGCTGCATATCATGAAG GTTGTGGCAAAGAAATATCGAAACTTTGAGATCCCGACGGAAATGACTGGAGTCTGGCGATACCTGAATATTGCCTATGCTAGGGATGAGTTCACCAACACATGCGCTGCAGACAGTGAAATTGAAGCTGCTTATGCAGATGTGGCAAGACGGCTTTCAAAATCCTAA